The Polycladomyces zharkentensis genome window below encodes:
- a CDS encoding non-canonical purine NTP pyrophosphatase has product MKLQFATQNEGKLAEAKRVLSRFGIDVIGLPVDLWEPSSGEIQTVTMEKLRQIRRMGYDRVMVDDAGIFFAAYDHFPGVLTKRVFDRIGYRGVRKLLEGEDRTAWFEGCIAVSWDGRTGLFSARTSGRILDPIPDDIRPEAGLPFNPIFIPDGETRVLAAMTPEEQMKHSYRSRALEQMAEWLLNQQREGFHLFSR; this is encoded by the coding sequence GTGAAGTTGCAATTTGCCACACAAAATGAAGGAAAATTGGCAGAAGCGAAACGGGTACTGTCCCGATTCGGGATCGACGTGATCGGATTGCCCGTCGATTTGTGGGAGCCTTCCAGTGGAGAAATCCAAACGGTCACAATGGAAAAGCTGCGGCAAATTCGCCGAATGGGATACGACCGTGTCATGGTGGATGACGCCGGAATTTTTTTCGCCGCATACGACCATTTTCCCGGTGTGTTGACCAAAAGGGTGTTTGACCGGATTGGTTACCGCGGAGTGAGAAAACTATTGGAAGGGGAAGATCGAACGGCATGGTTTGAAGGGTGCATCGCTGTTTCTTGGGACGGGAGAACCGGTCTGTTTTCCGCACGGACATCCGGTCGCATCCTCGATCCGATTCCCGATGACATCCGACCGGAAGCGGGCTTGCCATTCAATCCCATCTTTATCCCCGACGGCGAAACACGGGTGTTGGCCGCGATGACGCCTGAAGAACAAATGAAGCATTCGTATCGCAGCCGCGCACTGGAGCAAATGGCGGAATGGTTGTTGAATCAACAGCGTGAAGGCTTCCATCTTTTTTCCCGGTAA